Part of the Leptolyngbya sp. BL0902 genome, AGTAGTTAATGTAGGAAACCTGGCGGCGTACATAGTCTAGGGCCACCGTATCCGCTGGATCTACCATGCCCAAGTTCAAGTACCCAGCCTCAATGGAGAGGGGAATTACCTGGTGAAACAAACAGGCTTCAAAGGGGAGAATGCTGTCTACCAAGGACAGCATTTGGTCTATATTCAAACGACGATGGGCTACCGCATCATCACGATTAGCCAAAAAAGAGGGGTTCTCAGACGGCTCCGGGGTATCGGGTTCCGGCATGGCTCTGGTAAGGGGGATTCGGGGGTGAGGAGGGATGCGGTCTATCCTTGAGGCACACCTCTATCCTAGAGGTCGCACCCCAGGGTGAAGAGGATTGCACGCGAAACGTTACTTAACCCAGCGGGGCCTTGACCTAGGTGAAGCACCCAGCCGTCTAGCCTCTTCCGCTGTGCAAAACACTAGGTTCGCAGATCCTGGGTTCGCAGATCCTGGGCTTGGAGATAGATCTTGACCCATTGCCCCTGCACCTGTTTTGGTTTTAACCCCAGTTGCTGCGCCACATCGGACACAGACTGGCTCGACCGGGTGGCTTCAATGATTTGCTGCTGCTCTAGGCTGAGGGTTTGCCAAAAGGCTTGCCACTGGCTGGAGGTGAGGCCAAAGCTGTGCTCCTGAAGGGACGTTTTAAGCCAGTGCAGCACCAAGGTAGGTTGCTCCTTGAGGGCAAAGATTTTGAGGGCGTGGTAGCTGATTTTCTCCCGCAGGCGGTAGACCTGCTGCACAGGGAGGTTCATGGCCTGGGCAATTTGCTCTTGGGTGAGGCCCTGTAAATGCAGTTCTAGCCAGCGCACAGCCTCTTCACTGAGGTGGCGTCGGAGGTAGGTCGATAGGGCTTCCTTCACCTGCTGACGCTGCACCTGCTGTTCTAGGGCTTGCTGCTCCTCCTGATACTGGCTCCAGGCTTCACTGTCTAGCAGGCTGAGGGCATCGTCATCACCGTCGGGGGTGATCTCATCGGAGACTAGGCGCACCAACGTCCCGATGGGCACTTGGGTCATACCGCCCCGCTGGCTGCGACGCAGGTAGTTGACAAAGCGGTACATGATCAGGGGTTGGTTGCGAATGGGCCTTAGGCAGTATTCCTCTAGGCTAGCCAGCATCAGCAGGTTGCGCAGCCGGGGCTGATCGGTACAGATGCCAATCCACTGAATCTCATCCCCCAGGTAGCGATCACTACGCATCATTTCCTGGATGACTTCCTGCACCACGTCCACCACCGTGCGACGGCGATCCCGGCTGAGGGCAATCCATGTGCTAATTTTGCTACGAATTAAAAAAAGACCACTGAGGCGCTTGACCAGGCGACGATAGCCCTGCTCTGGACTCACCCCCCAATAGCGATCCTGCAAAATCCGATAGCGGTAGTCCATCGCCTGCTGGGCCATAGCCCATTGCTCCGGCGCTAGATGCTCTAGCCGTTCCGGCGGATGTCCTACCAACCACTTCGCAACCCCTTGATAAACCACATCCGGCTGATCAGGATAATCTGTTCGCATTCGCGCTAGCCACTGATCCGCCGTCTTATCTGTCATGCTCATGAACCCGCGTTCCTTCCTGCGCTGCTAAGCGCTGACGGTAGGCTTTCATCTTAATCGCTGTTTTGCCCAATGCTGCTTTGATTCCTAGGGCTGAGCCAACAGCGCTGGAATGAGCTTTGCGAACTTTACAACCTTTATTGAACCTTTATACTACCAGCTACCCTTCAAAGTTTTAGCGAAGCTGAGTGATATCACGGCCATCAACAGGGGCAAAACTCGATATCCTCACTGCATCGTATGTAGATATACGGTAGCTTTTCCGTATATATCCATGCGGAGCATCCACAAAATCACGTAAGTCACCATTCCATTGCTGAGTTGCTGTCGGCGGTATCGCCGTGATCCACTTTAGCTACGCTTGCACTACAGGGGCTCTCACCTATGCTAACTCTCCCACACGAACCACTTTCGCAACCCTCCTGGACTCGCTCTCATCCCTCCGTCACCTGCGCCATTAAGCGAAC contains:
- a CDS encoding HetZ-related protein 2 — protein: MSMTDKTADQWLARMRTDYPDQPDVVYQGVAKWLVGHPPERLEHLAPEQWAMAQQAMDYRYRILQDRYWGVSPEQGYRRLVKRLSGLFLIRSKISTWIALSRDRRRTVVDVVQEVIQEMMRSDRYLGDEIQWIGICTDQPRLRNLLMLASLEEYCLRPIRNQPLIMYRFVNYLRRSQRGGMTQVPIGTLVRLVSDEITPDGDDDALSLLDSEAWSQYQEEQQALEQQVQRQQVKEALSTYLRRHLSEEAVRWLELHLQGLTQEQIAQAMNLPVQQVYRLREKISYHALKIFALKEQPTLVLHWLKTSLQEHSFGLTSSQWQAFWQTLSLEQQQIIEATRSSQSVSDVAQQLGLKPKQVQGQWVKIYLQAQDLRTQDLRT